The following DNA comes from Mycolicibacterium aromaticivorans JS19b1 = JCM 16368.
CACCCTGACACTGCGCAACATGACGGTGACCCAGCTGTCGGTGGCGGTTTTGCTGTTGGCCGGTGCCGCAGCGATTTTCGGCTTCATCCTGATTCTGATCGCGTCCTGGTTGATCGCGACGCCGGTTCAGGTCGTGCGCGCCGCGATGCAGCGGGTCGAGGACGGTGATCTCGACGCCCATGTGGTGGTGTTCGACGGCACCGAGCTCGGCGAACTGCAGCGGGGGTTCAACCGGATGGTCGAGGGGCTGCGCGAGCGTGACCGGGTCCGGGATCTGTTCGGACGCCACGTGGGGCGCGACGTCGCGCTGGCGGCCGAGAAGCGCAACATCAACCTCGGCGGCGAAGAGTGTTCGGCCGCTGTGTTATTCGTCGATATCGTCGGATCGACTCAGGTGGTGGGCAGCCGGCCGCCGGTCGAGGTCGTCGACTTGCTCAACGAATTCTTCGGCGTGGTGGTCGACGAGGTCGAGCGCTGCGGCGGGCTGATCAACAAGTTCGAAGGCGACGGCGCACTGGCGGTGTTCGGTGCACCGGTGGCGCAGGAACACCCCGAGACCAACGCGCTGGCCGCCGCCCGGGCGATCGCCGATCGCCTCCGCCGCGACGTTCCCGACATCTCGGTGGGCATCGGGGTGGCGGCAGGCATCGTGGTGGCCGGCAACATCGGGTCCCACCACCGTTTCGAGTACACCGTCATCGGCGACCCCGTGCACGAAGCGTCCCGACTGTGCGAGATGGCCAAGAAGACCGGCGCCGGGGTGCTCGCGTCCGCGCCCGCCCTGGAAGCCGCCGACGCCGACGAGCAACGCTTCTGGACACTGGGCGACGAGGTCGTGCTGCGCGGCCGCTCGTCGCCGACCAGGCTGGCCGTACCCGCGGAATGATCTCGGCCCTCCGCTACTTGTTCTGGTTTGGCATTCCAACAGCCGAACAACGTGACGGAGGAACCCCATGACCACACCCCTGGCCGGCCGGCGCGCACTGGTCACCGGCGGCTCGCGCGGCATCGGCGCCGAGATCGTGCGGCGCCTGGTCGCCGACGGCGCCGCGGTGGCGTTCACCTACCAATCGTCGGCGCAGACAGCTCGGGCCCTGGCCGACGAGCTGGTCGCCGCGGGGGGCAAGGTCGTCGCGATCCAGGCTGACAGCGCAGACGCCGACGCCGTCGCCGCGGCGATCGACGAGACCGTCGCCGCCCTTGGCGGGCTGGACATCCTGGTCAACAACGCCGGCATCGCGCTGGCC
Coding sequences within:
- a CDS encoding adenylate/guanylate cyclase domain-containing protein, whose amino-acid sequence is MPAPRTHRVLEWLTQQSTQAQATPEYGSWLLGRVSESQRRRRIRIQLILTVFVVVANLIGVAVAMSVITVAIPVPNIFAGRAHLITTVVAPAYVVVAVIVGWVWATRRILDALRWSIEDRPPTARDQRNTFRAPWQLTVIPLVLWGVGAALLTTLYGMVDTGYIPKMLFGITFSGIVVSASCYFFTEFALRPVAAQALETGTPEHRGGPGVLGRTIMAWVLGSCVPVIGIALAAGFTLTLRNMTVTQLSVAVLLLAGAAAIFGFILILIASWLIATPVQVVRAAMQRVEDGDLDAHVVVFDGTELGELQRGFNRMVEGLRERDRVRDLFGRHVGRDVALAAEKRNINLGGEECSAAVLFVDIVGSTQVVGSRPPVEVVDLLNEFFGVVVDEVERCGGLINKFEGDGALAVFGAPVAQEHPETNALAAARAIADRLRRDVPDISVGIGVAAGIVVAGNIGSHHRFEYTVIGDPVHEASRLCEMAKKTGAGVLASAPALEAADADEQRFWTLGDEVVLRGRSSPTRLAVPAE